A stretch of the Zeugodacus cucurbitae isolate PBARC_wt_2022May chromosome 6, idZeuCucr1.2, whole genome shotgun sequence genome encodes the following:
- the LOC105213429 gene encoding muscle LIM protein Mlp84B isoform X4: MQLSRCWREADNGTRSVLNVETVPKDLIPFFAVKVQTKISTAKLVMRRNSDLKAMDMVKVVVPFSPIVMKMGCYAQKFGARGYGHLGISSMGLMSDIRDAEWQSDLAPKVADIDVGKIQARAGEGCPRCGGVVFAAELVLSKGREWHRKCFKCRDCTKTLDSIIACDGPDKEVYCKTCYGKKWGPHGYGFACGSSFLQTDGMTEDQISAQRPFVCPDTTSIKAPEGEGCPRCGGAVFAAEQQLSKGRMWHKKCYNCTECHRPLDSMLACDGPDKDIYCKACYGKRFGPKGFGYGHAPTLVSTSGESTIQFPEGKPLTGPRSSGGCPRCGYAVFAAEQMISKSRIWHKRCFHCADCRKSLDSTNLNDGPDGDIYCRACYGRNFGPKGVGFGLGAGTLTMT; this comes from the exons ATGCAGCTGAGCAGATGTTGGCGAGAGGCAGA CAATGGCACAAGGAGTGTTTTAAATGTGGAAACTGTTCCAAAGGACTTGATTCCATTCTTTGCTGTGAAGGTCCAGACAAAAATATCTACTGCAAAG CTTGTTATGCGAAGAAATTCGGACCTAAAGGCTATGGATATGGTCAAGGTGGTGGTGCCCTTCAGTCCGATTGTTATGAAAATGG gATGTTATGCTCAGAAGTTCGGCGCCAGGGGTTATGGTCATTTAGGAATTTCTTCTATGGGACTTATGTCTGACATAAGAGACGCTGAGTGGCAAAG cGATTTGGCTCCAAAAGTGGCCGATATAGATGTTGGAAAGATACAAGCACGTGCCGGCGAGGGTTGTCCACGATGTGGTGGTGTTGTCTTTGCCGCTGAATTAGTGCTATCGAAGGGACGTGAATGGCATAGAAAGTGTTTCAAATGCAGAGATTGCACAAAGACGTTGGATTCTATCATTGCATGTGATGGACCCGACAAAGAAGTTTACTGTAAGACATGCTATGGAAAAAAATGGGGTCCTCATGGCTATGGATTTGCATGTGGATCTAGTTTTTTGCAAACTGATGGCATGAC TGAAGATCAAATTTCTGCTCAGCGTCCTTTTGTATGCCCTGACACCACGTCAATTAAAGCACCTGAAGGCGAAGGTTGCCCACGTTGCGGTGGCGCTGTTTTTGCCGCAGAGCAACAACTTTCTAAAGGCCGTATGTGGCATAAAAAGTGCTACAACTGCACTGAATGTCACCGACCATTGGATTCGATGCTAGCTTGCGATGGACCAGACAAGGATATATACTGTAAAGCCTGTTATGGAAAACGTTTCGGTCCTAAAGGTTTTGGCTATGGACATGCCCCAACGTTGGTGTCGACTTCCGGTGAATCCACAATCCAATT ccCTGAAGGTAAGCCATTAACTGGACCTCGATCATCAGGAGGTTGTCCGCGTTGCGGATATGCAGTGTTTGCCGCTGAGCAAATGATTAGCAAAAGCAGAATTTGGCACAAGCGTTGCTTCCATTGTGCTGACTGCAGGAAATCTCTTGATTCAACCAATTTAAATGATGGTCCGGACGGTGATATTTATTGTAGAGCGTGCTATGGTCGAAATTTCGGGCCCAAAGGTGTTGGTTTCGGACTCGGTGCAGGCACCCTTACAATGACATAA
- the LOC105213429 gene encoding muscle LIM protein Mlp84B isoform X1, with the protein MPFTPVETPKCPKCGKSVYAAEERVAGGYKFHKTCFKCGMCNKALDSTNCTEHDKELFCKNCHARKYGPKGYGFGGGAGCLSMDTGAHLNRDDIDGVRNGARLEPRVIAKAPEGQGCPRCGGYVYAAEQMLARGRGYHRRCFKCLLCNRTLDSTMHCDGPDKDIYCRGCYAQKFGARGYGHLGISSMGLMSDIRDAEWQSDLAPKVADIDVGKIQARAGEGCPRCGGVVFAAELVLSKGREWHRKCFKCRDCTKTLDSIIACDGPDKEVYCKTCYGKKWGPHGYGFACGSSFLQTDGMTEDQISAQRPFVCPDTTSIKAPEGEGCPRCGGAVFAAEQQLSKGRMWHKKCYNCTECHRPLDSMLACDGPDKDIYCKACYGKRFGPKGFGYGHAPTLVSTSGESTIQFPEGKPLTGPRSSGGCPRCGYAVFAAEQMISKSRIWHKRCFHCADCRKSLDSTNLNDGPDGDIYCRACYGRNFGPKGVGFGLGAGTLTMT; encoded by the exons ATGCCTTTCACACCTGTTGAAACACCAAAATGCCCAAAATGCGGCAAATCCGTTTATGCCGCTGAAGAGAGAGTAGCTGGTGGTTACAAGTTCCACAAAACCTGCTTCAAATGCG GAATGTGCAACAAAGCCTTGGACTCCACGAACTGCACAGAACACGATAAAGAACTGTTTTGCAAAAATTGCCATGCCCGCAAATATGGTCCAAAGGGTTACGGTTTCGGTGGTGGTGCTGGATGTTTGTCAATGGATACTGGAGCACATTTAAACAGAGA tgACATTGATGGTGTACGTAATGGCGCCCGTTTAGAGCCACGAGTAATTGCCAAAGCTCCAGAGGGTCAGGGTTGTCCCAGATGCGGTGGTTACGTATATGCAGCTGAGCAGATGTTGGCGAGAGGCAGA GGATATCATAGACGATGCTTCAAATGCTTGCTTTGCAACAGAACACTTGATTCAACAATGCATTGCGACGGCCCTGATAAAGATATATATTGCCGAG gATGTTATGCTCAGAAGTTCGGCGCCAGGGGTTATGGTCATTTAGGAATTTCTTCTATGGGACTTATGTCTGACATAAGAGACGCTGAGTGGCAAAG cGATTTGGCTCCAAAAGTGGCCGATATAGATGTTGGAAAGATACAAGCACGTGCCGGCGAGGGTTGTCCACGATGTGGTGGTGTTGTCTTTGCCGCTGAATTAGTGCTATCGAAGGGACGTGAATGGCATAGAAAGTGTTTCAAATGCAGAGATTGCACAAAGACGTTGGATTCTATCATTGCATGTGATGGACCCGACAAAGAAGTTTACTGTAAGACATGCTATGGAAAAAAATGGGGTCCTCATGGCTATGGATTTGCATGTGGATCTAGTTTTTTGCAAACTGATGGCATGAC TGAAGATCAAATTTCTGCTCAGCGTCCTTTTGTATGCCCTGACACCACGTCAATTAAAGCACCTGAAGGCGAAGGTTGCCCACGTTGCGGTGGCGCTGTTTTTGCCGCAGAGCAACAACTTTCTAAAGGCCGTATGTGGCATAAAAAGTGCTACAACTGCACTGAATGTCACCGACCATTGGATTCGATGCTAGCTTGCGATGGACCAGACAAGGATATATACTGTAAAGCCTGTTATGGAAAACGTTTCGGTCCTAAAGGTTTTGGCTATGGACATGCCCCAACGTTGGTGTCGACTTCCGGTGAATCCACAATCCAATT ccCTGAAGGTAAGCCATTAACTGGACCTCGATCATCAGGAGGTTGTCCGCGTTGCGGATATGCAGTGTTTGCCGCTGAGCAAATGATTAGCAAAAGCAGAATTTGGCACAAGCGTTGCTTCCATTGTGCTGACTGCAGGAAATCTCTTGATTCAACCAATTTAAATGATGGTCCGGACGGTGATATTTATTGTAGAGCGTGCTATGGTCGAAATTTCGGGCCCAAAGGTGTTGGTTTCGGACTCGGTGCAGGCACCCTTACAATGACATAA
- the LOC105213429 gene encoding muscle LIM protein Mlp84B isoform X3, which translates to MQLSRCWREAEDIIDDASNACFATEHLIQQCIATALIKIYIAEQWHKECFKCGNCSKGLDSILCCEGPDKNIYCKACYAKKFGPKGYGYGQGGGALQSDCYENGDLAPKVADIDVGKIQARAGEGCPRCGGVVFAAELVLSKGREWHRKCFKCRDCTKTLDSIIACDGPDKEVYCKTCYGKKWGPHGYGFACGSSFLQTDGMTEDQISAQRPFVCPDTTSIKAPEGEGCPRCGGAVFAAEQQLSKGRMWHKKCYNCTECHRPLDSMLACDGPDKDIYCKACYGKRFGPKGFGYGHAPTLVSTSGESTIQFPEGKPLTGPRSSGGCPRCGYAVFAAEQMISKSRIWHKRCFHCADCRKSLDSTNLNDGPDGDIYCRACYGRNFGPKGVGFGLGAGTLTMT; encoded by the exons ATGCAGCTGAGCAGATGTTGGCGAGAGGCAGA GGATATCATAGACGATGCTTCAAATGCTTGCTTTGCAACAGAACACTTGATTCAACAATGCATTGCGACGGCCCTGATAAAGATATATATTGCCGAG CAATGGCACAAGGAGTGTTTTAAATGTGGAAACTGTTCCAAAGGACTTGATTCCATTCTTTGCTGTGAAGGTCCAGACAAAAATATCTACTGCAAAG CTTGTTATGCGAAGAAATTCGGACCTAAAGGCTATGGATATGGTCAAGGTGGTGGTGCCCTTCAGTCCGATTGTTATGAAAATGG cGATTTGGCTCCAAAAGTGGCCGATATAGATGTTGGAAAGATACAAGCACGTGCCGGCGAGGGTTGTCCACGATGTGGTGGTGTTGTCTTTGCCGCTGAATTAGTGCTATCGAAGGGACGTGAATGGCATAGAAAGTGTTTCAAATGCAGAGATTGCACAAAGACGTTGGATTCTATCATTGCATGTGATGGACCCGACAAAGAAGTTTACTGTAAGACATGCTATGGAAAAAAATGGGGTCCTCATGGCTATGGATTTGCATGTGGATCTAGTTTTTTGCAAACTGATGGCATGAC TGAAGATCAAATTTCTGCTCAGCGTCCTTTTGTATGCCCTGACACCACGTCAATTAAAGCACCTGAAGGCGAAGGTTGCCCACGTTGCGGTGGCGCTGTTTTTGCCGCAGAGCAACAACTTTCTAAAGGCCGTATGTGGCATAAAAAGTGCTACAACTGCACTGAATGTCACCGACCATTGGATTCGATGCTAGCTTGCGATGGACCAGACAAGGATATATACTGTAAAGCCTGTTATGGAAAACGTTTCGGTCCTAAAGGTTTTGGCTATGGACATGCCCCAACGTTGGTGTCGACTTCCGGTGAATCCACAATCCAATT ccCTGAAGGTAAGCCATTAACTGGACCTCGATCATCAGGAGGTTGTCCGCGTTGCGGATATGCAGTGTTTGCCGCTGAGCAAATGATTAGCAAAAGCAGAATTTGGCACAAGCGTTGCTTCCATTGTGCTGACTGCAGGAAATCTCTTGATTCAACCAATTTAAATGATGGTCCGGACGGTGATATTTATTGTAGAGCGTGCTATGGTCGAAATTTCGGGCCCAAAGGTGTTGGTTTCGGACTCGGTGCAGGCACCCTTACAATGACATAA
- the LOC105213429 gene encoding muscle LIM protein Mlp84B isoform X2, whose product MPFTPVETPKCPKCGKSVYAAEERVAGGYKFHKTCFKCGMCNKALDSTNCTEHDKELFCKNCHARKYGPKGYGFGGGAGCLSMDTGAHLNRDDIDGVRNGARLEPRVIAKAPEGQGCPRCGGYVYAAEQMLARGRQWHKECFKCGNCSKGLDSILCCEGPDKNIYCKACYAKKFGPKGYGYGQGGGALQSDCYENGDLAPKVADIDVGKIQARAGEGCPRCGGVVFAAELVLSKGREWHRKCFKCRDCTKTLDSIIACDGPDKEVYCKTCYGKKWGPHGYGFACGSSFLQTDGMTEDQISAQRPFVCPDTTSIKAPEGEGCPRCGGAVFAAEQQLSKGRMWHKKCYNCTECHRPLDSMLACDGPDKDIYCKACYGKRFGPKGFGYGHAPTLVSTSGESTIQFPEGKPLTGPRSSGGCPRCGYAVFAAEQMISKSRIWHKRCFHCADCRKSLDSTNLNDGPDGDIYCRACYGRNFGPKGVGFGLGAGTLTMT is encoded by the exons ATGCCTTTCACACCTGTTGAAACACCAAAATGCCCAAAATGCGGCAAATCCGTTTATGCCGCTGAAGAGAGAGTAGCTGGTGGTTACAAGTTCCACAAAACCTGCTTCAAATGCG GAATGTGCAACAAAGCCTTGGACTCCACGAACTGCACAGAACACGATAAAGAACTGTTTTGCAAAAATTGCCATGCCCGCAAATATGGTCCAAAGGGTTACGGTTTCGGTGGTGGTGCTGGATGTTTGTCAATGGATACTGGAGCACATTTAAACAGAGA tgACATTGATGGTGTACGTAATGGCGCCCGTTTAGAGCCACGAGTAATTGCCAAAGCTCCAGAGGGTCAGGGTTGTCCCAGATGCGGTGGTTACGTATATGCAGCTGAGCAGATGTTGGCGAGAGGCAGA CAATGGCACAAGGAGTGTTTTAAATGTGGAAACTGTTCCAAAGGACTTGATTCCATTCTTTGCTGTGAAGGTCCAGACAAAAATATCTACTGCAAAG CTTGTTATGCGAAGAAATTCGGACCTAAAGGCTATGGATATGGTCAAGGTGGTGGTGCCCTTCAGTCCGATTGTTATGAAAATGG cGATTTGGCTCCAAAAGTGGCCGATATAGATGTTGGAAAGATACAAGCACGTGCCGGCGAGGGTTGTCCACGATGTGGTGGTGTTGTCTTTGCCGCTGAATTAGTGCTATCGAAGGGACGTGAATGGCATAGAAAGTGTTTCAAATGCAGAGATTGCACAAAGACGTTGGATTCTATCATTGCATGTGATGGACCCGACAAAGAAGTTTACTGTAAGACATGCTATGGAAAAAAATGGGGTCCTCATGGCTATGGATTTGCATGTGGATCTAGTTTTTTGCAAACTGATGGCATGAC TGAAGATCAAATTTCTGCTCAGCGTCCTTTTGTATGCCCTGACACCACGTCAATTAAAGCACCTGAAGGCGAAGGTTGCCCACGTTGCGGTGGCGCTGTTTTTGCCGCAGAGCAACAACTTTCTAAAGGCCGTATGTGGCATAAAAAGTGCTACAACTGCACTGAATGTCACCGACCATTGGATTCGATGCTAGCTTGCGATGGACCAGACAAGGATATATACTGTAAAGCCTGTTATGGAAAACGTTTCGGTCCTAAAGGTTTTGGCTATGGACATGCCCCAACGTTGGTGTCGACTTCCGGTGAATCCACAATCCAATT ccCTGAAGGTAAGCCATTAACTGGACCTCGATCATCAGGAGGTTGTCCGCGTTGCGGATATGCAGTGTTTGCCGCTGAGCAAATGATTAGCAAAAGCAGAATTTGGCACAAGCGTTGCTTCCATTGTGCTGACTGCAGGAAATCTCTTGATTCAACCAATTTAAATGATGGTCCGGACGGTGATATTTATTGTAGAGCGTGCTATGGTCGAAATTTCGGGCCCAAAGGTGTTGGTTTCGGACTCGGTGCAGGCACCCTTACAATGACATAA
- the LOC105213428 gene encoding leukocyte surface antigen CD53, which produces MALTKRIKCFKYLVYSYVVLLMVTGAAQILVGTILLWGHSGYYGIVQNKLWAPAAILLCLGPITFLLCWMGCQATNQRKRCLLGTFIAALVACICIQFFICGWSLAMRESLPTSVEIFIDDSFVEFLDKFSRTKVDNLHLWNRMQSQLQCCGVDGPLDYRRLSLPWSCCSRPEHAYESACDTHYKRGCLSVVSEQIRNRLLLTSLGSATIAVVQSLGLFCAVHLAILFGKSENNHNISNLNKKRQQQFLPLSIQDKRHDMPSPLSLSPSAPGHRIIKSSKPPTMAK; this is translated from the exons ATGGCATTAACAAAGCggattaaatgttttaaatatttagtttacaGCTACGTCGTGCTCTTAATG gtaACTGGTGCTGCCCAAATACTAGTTGGTACAATTCTGTTATGGGGTCATTCTGGCTATTACGGCATTGTCCAAAATAAATTATGGGCTCCAGCTGCTATTCTATTGTGTTTAGGACCTATAACATTTCTTCTCTGTTGGATGGGATGTCAAGCTACAAATCAAAGAAAACGATGCCTACTAGGAACG tttATAGCGGCGTTGGTGGCATGCATTTGCATTCAGTTCTTCATTTGTGGCTGGTCTTTGGCAATGCGTGAAAGCCTCCCAACTTCTGTGGAAATTTTTATAGATGATTCGTTCGTTGAATTTCTTGATAAATTTTCTAGGACAAAGGTTGACAATTTGCATTTATGGAATCGTATGCAATCGCAG ttACAATGTTGTGGAGTGGACGGACCTTTGGATTACCGTCGACTTTCCCTTCCGTGGTCTTGCTGCTCCCGACCAGAGCATGCTTATGAGTCTGCATGTGACACTCATTATAAAAGAGGTTGTTTATCGGTTGTATCTGAGCAAATTAGAAATCGTTTACTGCTCACTTCATTAGGCTCTGCAACCATAGCTGTTGTACAg AGCTTGGGCTTATTTTGTGCGGTTCATTTAGCTATCCTGTTTggcaaaagtgaaaataatcaCAATATAAGCAACTTGAACaaaaagcgacaacaacaatttcttCCTTTATCAATACAAGATAAACGTCATGATATGCCCTCCCCACTTAGTCTTTCACCCTCAGCCCCAGGCCATCGGATTATTAAATCTTCTAAGCCACCAACTATGGCGAAATGA
- the LOC105213427 gene encoding SLIT-ROBO Rho GTPase-activating protein 1: MKMGEKDQDIKSPMKRVGSTRKIVMFSSIRQQLNEQLRCLDTRVESQIGLIQEIQDFFRRRGELELDYSKSLEKFARGLLLKHKEQKQKRDHWPIFSTFACWQHLVKETQSLSKDHAILADLYSISIVASLQTTIEDVQRIYKKVKLIGYEIHEDIQHLLQELHTTMKTYQRYESECKSAKLKLVTAEAQRKKLEQTISKEKLERNKKYKLTEKEIVKRDTKYKDARLKALKAKTEYQLCLEASNTTIHKYFVEDLCDLIDCMDLGFGSMISKAILMHVSADQGRSRAILQQADNLSHLIHSIDCRADKQKFLEHHHAAFIIPKRLELQCQQEQTDNIEMDIKKELHVDMEQRLETLGQRLRDLRIECDEVWKSLETAETKLLEHYNNKDNDTSDIFTEGKQYIHKTPNSNITPKLKAEKQDIEDYYIMKIREYINGTSRIARLSAKADFLRNVLVKDNSCCLPSHTKAIASTRKRIGRVNITGQPKLFGGSLEEYLEFTNEEVPLVMRSCIRVINLYGLHHQGIFRVSGSQVEISNFREAFERGEDPLADTNDASDINSVAGLLKLYLRELREPLFPIVYFEHFVSIAEIRSKEDIITAIRNFLSNLSPTVLIVIRYLFAFLNHLSEYADENMMDAFNLAICFGPTLMPAPEDKDQVQYQNQINELIKCMILYHDDIFPHDLVGLEYEKYISHEPFMDIFVGESPVDNVTEDPDSEICPSEDESETLEATVQFDFKARSNRELSIRKGDIVILRKQVSNDWWHGALNGTEGLIPDKYISLRIKGEDRDKICIEQYTHRDINAEHEPTVESQTETTNDDSHVFVQPNIEPISYNSRTDNEFYEDNSLNEYEKHAELQIVNTCDNLERLPGRESNQCISDFNKKHNNTHQNSNEIMQRITDIVDNSVISKIPSVNVNVDSDQSLADLENAIKTDDTTEEELKNLSEFQKNKFLWEVRSRGTSKESCYNLPYEKKPIAPDLVMDLPISKNKSVFECAFQVNVEDIDETTHMKGNMATFKKPDQTTILKKKKSNEQLKAVNASISASVNEDLQSQRDLFIVEGNNLYANINPSSAKASGFILDRELKQFQMAHKHNDIKNNETSSNESRVESNKSNNME; this comes from the exons ATGAAGATGGGCGAAAAGGATCAGGATATAAAAAGCCCAATGAAAAGAGTGGGATCTACAAGAAAAATTGTTATGTTCAGTA GTATTCGTCAGCAGCTCAATGAACAACTACGCTGTCTTGACACCAGGGTAGAGTCACAAATTGGATTAATTCAAGAAATTCAAGATTTCTTTCGCCGTCGCGGAGAACTGGAGCTCGATTACAGTAAAAGCTTGGAGAAGTTTGCACGCGGATTGCTTTTAAAACACAAGGAACAGaaacaaaa aagGGATCATTGGCCAATATTTTCAACGTTTGCTTGTTGGCAACATTTAGTTAAAGAAACTCAGtctttatcaaaagatcatgcAATACTGGCCGACCTATATTCCATAAGTATTGTTGCAAGTTTACAAACTACTATTGAAGATGTTCAGAGGATATATAAAAAG GTGAAATTAATAGGATATGAAATTCACGAAGATATTCAACATCTCCTTCAAGAACTCCATACGACAATGAAAAcgtatcaaagatatgag AGTGAATGTAAATCAGCTAAACTAAAATTGGTTACTGCAGAAGCCCAGAGGAAAAAATTGGAGCAGACAATATCAAAAGAAAAGCTGGAGcggaataagaaatataaacttaCCGAAAAAGAAATTGTCAAG agagatacaaaatataaagatgCAAGACTGAAAGCCTTAAAAGCTAAAACTGAATACCAATTATGTTTGGAGGCTTCAAATACCacgatacataaatattttgtagaagaTTTGTGTGATCTAATAGAT TGTATGGATCTTGGATTTGGATCTATGATTTCAAAAGCAATACTAATGCATGTTTCGGCAGACCAGGGTCGATCAAGAGCAATTCTTCAGCAAGCAGATAATCTCTCACATTTAATACACTCAATCGACTGTCGTGCTGATAAGCAAAAGTTTTTAGAGCACCATCATGCTGCGTTTATAATACCTAAACGTTTAGAGTTGCAATGCCAACAGGAACAGACTGATAACATTGAAAtggatataaaaaaagaattacatGTAGATATGGAACAAAGATTGGAAACTTTAGGTCAAAGGCTGCGAGATCTTCGCATTGAATGTGACGAAGTTTGGAAGTCACTCGAGACTGCTGAAACGAAACTCTTAGAACATTATAATAACAAGGACAATGACACCAGCGACATTTTCACTGAAGgtaaacaatatatacataagacaCCTAACAGCAATATTACGCCTAaattaaaagcagaaaaacaggACATCGAGGATTATTACATAATG aaaattcgaGAGTATATAAATGGAACTTCACGCATAGCACGTTTAAGCGCAAAGGCTGATTTTTTACGAAACGTTTTAGTTAAGGACAATTCATGTTGTTTACCTTCTCATACTAAAGCCATAGCATCAACACGGAAACGAATTGGACGGGTCAATATTACTGGCCAACCTAAATTATTTGGCGGTTCCTTAGAAGAATATTTAGAATTTACTAACGAGGAAGTACCACTCGTTATGCGTAGCTGTATTCgtgttattaatttatatg gATTGCACCATCAAGGTATATTTAGAGTTTCAGGTTCCCAAGTGGAAATTTCCAATTTCCGAGAAGCATTTGAAAGGGGTGAAGATCCACTTGCAGATACAAATGACGCATCGGATATTAATTCCGTTGCTGGGCTTTTAAAGTTATACTTGCGAGAATTGAGGGAACCCTTGTTTCCTATAGTATATTTTGAACACTTTGTTTCTATAGCAG aaattcggtCAAAAGAGGATATTATAACAGCAATAAGAAATTTCTTAAGCAATCTTTCTCCAACAGTTTTAATTGTTATTCGTTATTTATTCGCATTTCTAAATCA CTTATCGGAATACGCAGATGAAAATATGATGGATGCATTTAATTTAGCTATTTGTTTTGGCCCTACTCTCATGCCTGCGCCTGAAGATAAAGATCAAGTGCAATACCAAAATCAGATTAACGAGCTTATTAAATGTATGATATTGTACCACGATGATATTTTTCCGCATGATTTAGTAGGCTTGGaatacgaaaaatatatatctcacGAACCGTTTATGGATAT TTTTGTTGGTGAATCCCCCGTGGATAATGTGACTGAAGACCCCGACTCAGAAATTTGCCCTTCTGAAGATG AATCAGAAACTTTGGAAGCAACTGTTCAATTTGATTTCAAAGCACGATCTAATCGCGAATTATCAATTCGCAAGGGAGATATTGTAATCTTAAGAAAACAG GTATCAAATGATTGGTGGCATGGAGCATTAAATGGAACAGAGGGTTTGATACCAGATAAATATATTTCGCTCAGAATcaa AGGAGAAGACAGAGACAAAATCTGTATTGAACAATACACTCATAGGGATATTAATGCTGAGCACGAGCCAACCGTCGAAAGCCAAACTGAAACCACGAATGATGATTCTCACGTATTTGTCCAGCCTAATATTGAGCCCATTTCATACAATTCAAGAACCGATAATGAATTTTACGAAGATAATTCTTTGAATGAGTACGAGAAACATGCCGAACTACAGATAGTAAACACATGTGACAATTTAGAG CGTCTACCGGGACGGGAGTCAAATCAATGTAtttccgatttcaataaaaagcACAATAACACTCATCAAAACAGCAACGAAATAATGCAAAGAATCACAGATATAGTAGATAATTCAGTCATTTCGAAAATACCCTCGGTAAATGTTAACGTTGACAGTGATCAATCATTGGCGGATTTGGAAAATGCTATTAAAACTGACGATACAACTGAAGAGGAGTTGAAAAATTTGAgtgaattccaaaaaaataaattcttatggGAAGTAAGATCCCGCGGTACATCCAAGGAAAGCTGCTACAATTTGCCATACGAAAAGAAGCCTATTGCACCCGATCTAGTTATGGATTTACCAATCTCAAAAAATAAATCTGTTTTTGAGTGTGCTTTTCAAGTGAATGTAGAG gatATCGATGAAACAACACATATGAAGGGAAATATGGCGACTTTTAAAAAACCCGATCAAACGACAAttctgaagaaaaaaaaatcgaatgaaCAACTCAAAGCAGTCAATGCTTCTATATCCGCATCAGTTAATGAAGACCTACAATCTCAAAGAGATCTTTTTATTGTAGAAGGAAATAATTTGTATGCCAATATTAATCCTTCATCCGCAAAAGCGAGTGGATTCATTTTAGATCGCGAGTTAAAACAATTCCAAATGGCGCACAAACacaatgatataaaaaataatgaaacgagTTCGAATGAAAGTAGAGTAGAATCGAATAAAAGTAACAATATGGAGTAA